The Pseudomonas solani genome segment CTTCGGCATCTCGGCGCGCCTGGGCGGCACGCCGTTCTTCGTGGTGGAGGCGGACGAGTACGACAGCGCCTTCTTCGACAAGCGCTCGAAGTTCGTCCACTACCGTCCGCGCACGGCGATCCTCAATAACCTGGAATTCGACCACGCCGACATCTTCCCCGACCTGCCCGCCATCGAGCGGCAGTTCCACCACCTGGTGCGCACCATCCCCGGCGAGGGCCTGATCATCCACCCCACCACCGAGCCGGCCCTGGTACGGGTGCTGGAAATGGGCTGCTGGACGCCGGTGCAGACCACCGGTGAAGGCGGCCAGTGGCAGGTGCGCCTGCTCAGCGAGGATGGCTCGCGCTTCGAGGTGCAGTTCGACGGCAAGGTACAGGGCACCGTGGAATGGACCCTGACCGGTCAGCACAACGTGGCCAACGCCCTGGCCACCCTCGCCGCCGCGCGCCATGTGGGCGTGGTGCCGGAGCTGGGCATCGCCGCCCTGAGCGCCTTCCGCAACGTCAAACGGCGTATGGAGAAGGTCGCCGAGGTGAACGGCGTGACCCTTTACGACGACTTCGCCCACCACCCCACCGCCATCGCCACCACCCTCGACGGCCTGCGCAAGCGCGTGGGCGAGGCGCCGGTGATCGCCATCATCGAGCCGCGTTCCAACTCCATGAAGCTCGGCGCCCACCGCGACGGCCTGCCGGAGAGCGTGGCCCAGGCCGACCAGGTGATCTGGTACGCGCCGCCGAACCTGGGCTGGGACCTGGCCGCCACGGCCGCTGCCTGCCCGGTGCCGGCGGTGGTCTGCGATTCGCTGGAGGCGATCATCGAGCGGGTGAAGGGCCAGGCGCGCCCGGGCACCGAGGTGGTGATCATGAGCAACGGCGGTTTTGGCGGCCTGCACGGCAAGCTGGCCAAGGCGCTGGAAGGCTGAGGACGACGACATGAGCGGACCCGAACGCGTCACCCTGGCGATGACCGGCGCTTCCGGCGCCCAGTACGGCCTGCGCCTGCTGGACTGCCTGGTGCAGGAAGACCGCGAGGTGCACTTCCTCATTTCCAAGGCCGCGCAGCTGGTGATGGCCACCGAGACCGAGGTCACCCTGCCACCCAAGCCGCAGTCGATGCAGGCCTTCCTCAGCGAGTACACCGGCGCCGCGCCGGGGCAGATCCGCGTCTACGGCAAGGAAGACTGGATGGCCCCGGCGGCCTCCGGTTCCGGTGCGCCGGGCGCGATGGTGGTGGTGCCTTGCTCCACCGGGACGCTGTCGGCCATCGCCACCGGTGCCTGCAACAACCTGATCGAGCGCGCGGCGGACGTGGCGTTGAAGGAGCGGCGCAAGCTGATCCTGGTGCCGCGCGAGGCGCCGTATTCCAGCATCCACCTGGAGAACATGCTCAAGCTCTCCAACCTGGGCGCGATCATCCTGCCGGCATCCCCGGGCTTCTATCACCAGCCGCAGACCATCGATGACCTGGTGGACTTCGTGGTGGCGCGCATCCTCAACCTGCTGGAAATTCCCCAGGACATGCTGCCGCGCTGGGGCGAGCACCATCTGCAGAGCAGCGATGACTGAACCGCGCCGCGCCCGCCTGGGCTTGCTCATCGGCCTGGTGCTGGTGCTCCAGGGCTGCGCCGCCGTGCGCACCCTGGACGCGGCCAAGCCCGGCGCGCCCATCATCTACTCCGGCACCCGGCTGGATTGGTATTCCCTCAATGGCGGTTGCTGCCCCAAGGACCGCTTCGGCGCTGAAGCGCCAGGCTGGGCGGCGCTCGACCTGCCGTTCAGTGCCGTGCTGGAGACGCTGTTGCTGCCGTTCGCGGTGGCGGCGGAGCTGGGCGTGGGGTTGGGTGTGACCGGCGGGAATTGAGGCGCTCCGTAGGGCTACGCGGTGATGGGTTTCGTACCTCTACCCATCCTACGGAGGAGCTCTATGTGAGCGGTGGGTTTCGAGGCCGCTGCGAGCGCTTTCTGTAGGGGCGAATTCATTCGCCCAAGGATGCGCAGCATCCGCAACGGGCCCGTAGATCGGCCCTTCGGGCCGATTGGCGAATGAAT includes the following:
- the mpl gene encoding UDP-N-acetylmuramate:L-alanyl-gamma-D-glutamyl-meso-diaminopimelate ligase, with the translated sequence MHIHILGICGTFMGSLAVLAKELGHRVTGSDANVYPPMSTQLEAQGIELMQGYDPAHLDPAPDLVVVGNALSRGNPAVEHVLNKGLPYVSGPQWLADHVLQGRWVMAVAGTHGKTTTTSMLAWVLEHAGMSPGFLIGGVPQNFGISARLGGTPFFVVEADEYDSAFFDKRSKFVHYRPRTAILNNLEFDHADIFPDLPAIERQFHHLVRTIPGEGLIIHPTTEPALVRVLEMGCWTPVQTTGEGGQWQVRLLSEDGSRFEVQFDGKVQGTVEWTLTGQHNVANALATLAAARHVGVVPELGIAALSAFRNVKRRMEKVAEVNGVTLYDDFAHHPTAIATTLDGLRKRVGEAPVIAIIEPRSNSMKLGAHRDGLPESVAQADQVIWYAPPNLGWDLAATAAACPVPAVVCDSLEAIIERVKGQARPGTEVVIMSNGGFGGLHGKLAKALEG
- the ubiX gene encoding flavin prenyltransferase UbiX, with the protein product MSGPERVTLAMTGASGAQYGLRLLDCLVQEDREVHFLISKAAQLVMATETEVTLPPKPQSMQAFLSEYTGAAPGQIRVYGKEDWMAPAASGSGAPGAMVVVPCSTGTLSAIATGACNNLIERAADVALKERRKLILVPREAPYSSIHLENMLKLSNLGAIILPASPGFYHQPQTIDDLVDFVVARILNLLEIPQDMLPRWGEHHLQSSDD
- a CDS encoding YceK/YidQ family lipoprotein → MTEPRRARLGLLIGLVLVLQGCAAVRTLDAAKPGAPIIYSGTRLDWYSLNGGCCPKDRFGAEAPGWAALDLPFSAVLETLLLPFAVAAELGVGLGVTGGN